Within Raphanus sativus cultivar WK10039 unplaced genomic scaffold, ASM80110v3 Scaffold2907, whole genome shotgun sequence, the genomic segment TTATTCCATTTTATCTCCATATTTATCATCTTTTccttattaataaaatttatttgaaatccAACAAATAACAGCATTGTgaattacatttttatacagatataaataaaattttgtgttttaaaaaaatattaaaatattttatataaaaaatgaaaaacactCCGGACCATCATCTCATCATGTACTACTCCGGACCGTCATCTCATTCCGCGCGTAACGTGGACCATCTCTAGTATctaataaaaaatgattaagtttcagagaaaaaaataaagaaaagacatTGTCAATTAGTTAAGAAATAACGGTGAAGAAATTAAAACGTTTAAGAAATATAAGGactaaaatacaaaatgaaGCAAATATAAACGCAGCAAGAGAAGGGGATAAGGCAAAAAGGATTTTTGCTTACACAACCAGAGAGCGAGAGAGCTAAAATGACGAGCGTGAGTGGGTGTGGTTCGGTGAGCCTCCTAACTAACCGCAATGCGTTCTTAGGAAGCGGACTGCAACACCGTGCCGTTTTTCTGAAACCATGGTCGCCTCCGTCGCTGCTCAAGTCTGGGTCCATGCTCGTGGTTGaagccaaaaccaaaaccagCAGCGAAGACAGAATCGCCCGCCACTCTCGCATCCGCAAGAAGGTAACTTTATCTTCTCTCCCCAATTGCTCTATCATCTCTTCAAGAAAGTGGACACCTGTAATGTTAGAATTGCGATGCTTTTTTTCGAAATTGAATCTTGAATAGCTTACTCTGTAACCAGTTTGGCAACTTGTTTGATTCTTGAATCTTGTTTGTTCTTCTCATAGGTTAACGGTACAACGGAGAGGCCAAGGATGTGTGTGTTTCGCTCAAACAAGCATCTCTATGTGCAAGTGATTGATGACACCAAGATGCACACTTTAGCTTCAGCTTCCACCAAGCAGAAACCCATCTCTGAGGAGTTTGACTACACCTCTGGACCTACCATTGTAAGTGAATCAATTtgatagagagaaagagagagagagagagagatgaatcATTTGGTTGATTTTTGTAGGAGGTGGCGAAGAAAGTAGGGGAAGTGATAGCGAAATCATGCTTGGAGAAAGGGATCACAAAGGTGGCATTTGACCGTGGTGGTTACCCTTACCATGGTCGCATTGAAGCTCTTGCCGCTGCTGCTCGTGAACACGGTCTTCAGTTTTAACTCT encodes:
- the LOC108819572 gene encoding 50S ribosomal protein L18, chloroplastic → MTSVSGCGSVSLLTNRNAFLGSGLQHRAVFLKPWSPPSLLKSGSMLVVEAKTKTSSEDRIARHSRIRKKVNGTTERPRMCVFRSNKHLYVQVIDDTKMHTLASASTKQKPISEEFDYTSGPTIEVAKKVGEVIAKSCLEKGITKVAFDRGGYPYHGRIEALAAAAREHGLQF